The Pseudomonadota bacterium DNA segment AAGGCGAAGGGGCGCACCGAGGAAGAGGCGCTGAAATTGGCGAACGAGATCAAGGCGAAGATCGACGGCGGCGCCTCGTTCGAGGATATGGCCAAGGAGAAATCCGATGACGCGATGACGAAGGCGCGCGGCGGCAACATGGGGCTCGTCTCAAAGGACGACAGGCGCCTTATGATGCGGGGCTTCCAGCCGGTGCTCGAGAAGGCGTTCGAACTCAAGGTCGGCGAGGTGGCTGGCCCCATAAAGACCCAGAGCGGCTACGAGATCATAACCGTCACCCAGGGCATCGAGCTCGAGCCGTTCGAGAGCGCAAAGCAGTCCATACTGTTCAAGGTCCGCAACACCACGAGGGACAACCTCTTGGCGAAGCTCAAGAAGGACTCCAAAATAGCGTTCAAAGACGAGGAAGGGAAAAAGGCCGCGACAAAGGCCGAGGACGCGGGCAAGCCGCCGGTCATAAAGATACCACCCGAGAAAGCCGACCAGGCCGAGGCCGCTGCAGAGGCCCCGGCGACGCCCCCGCCGGCGGAGAAGGAAAAGGCCGAGGCCAAGACCCCTGCCGCAGAGGAGGCGAAGAAGGAATAAGCAATCAGGCTCGATCGAGCAAAACCCCGATGCCGGACGGCATCGGGGTTTTTTCTAAAAGGCCGACATGGAACTCACCCTTTTCGACTACGACTATCCCGAAGATCTGGTGGCGCAGCGGCCCCTGCCGGAGCGCGACTCCTCGCGCATGATGCTCGTCGACCGCGCGCGCCGCTCCTTCGACCACTCCCGCGTCTCTCTGCTCCCCTCCATCCTCCGCAGGGGAGACCTGCTCGTGCTGAACGACTCCCGCGTGGCCGCGGCCAGGCTCTTCGGCACGATCCGCGGGGGCGAGAGGGTGGAGCTGCTCGTGGTGGAAAAAGACCCCGACCGAACAGACGCCTGGCGCTGCCTTCTCAGGCAAGCGAAGAGGATGAGGGCCGGTGAGAAGATATTCTTCGGGATGCAGGCGACCGCAACGGTCGCCGGCCGCGACGGGGCCTTCCTGCTCGTGGATTTCAAGGGAGACTCGCTGGCGCTCGCCGAGCGGTTCCACGGCGTGCCTCCCCTCCCCCCTTACATAAAGAGGGACGGTTACTCCTCGTACACCGACGAGGACCGCGCCCGCTACCAGACCGTCTATGCGAACAACCCCGGCTCGGCCGCGGCCCCCACGGCCGGGCTCCACCTGAGCGGCGCGCTCCTCGATTCACTCGCCGCCGCAGGGGTGGAGACGGCGTCGGTCACCCTGCACGTCGGCATCGACACCTTCACGCCGGTCCGCGCCGAGAACCTCGAAGATCACACGATGCACGGGGAGAGGGTCGAGATCGGCGAGGAGGCGGCGCATCGGATAACCATGGCAAAGGCGGAGGGCCGCCGCGTCATATGCGTGGGCACCACTGCGGCGCGTGCGATCGAATCGGCGGCCGCCTTCGAAGTCGAGGGGAGCGCGGGCTTTTTGAGCTGGGCGAACGGCAGGATTCACCACGGCGCGTGGACGACCCGCCTGTTCATCAGGCCGGGGTACGAATTCCGGGCGATGGACGCCATCATCACGAACTTCCATCAGCCGCGCTCCACGCTGCTGACCATGGTCTCGGCCTTTGCGGGAAGGGAGTTCATCCTCTCCTGCTACCGGGAGGCGGTCCGCGAGCGATATCGCCTCTTTTCGTACGGGGATTGCATGTTCATAGTATGATCAAAGGTTGAGGTTGAGGTTGAGGTTGAGGACATGTTTAAATTCGAGGTGAAAAAAAACAGCAGGGACACGCGCGGGCGGCTCGGGACGATCCGGACGCCGCGGGGCGAAATCCGCACTCCGGTCTTCATGCCCGTGGGCACCCACGCCACCGTGAAGGCGATGACGCCGGAGGAGCTCAAGGCCCTCGGCGCGCAGGTCGTGCTGGCCAACACCTACCACCTCTATCTCAGGCCCGGACACGAGAGGATCGCCGCGCTCGGCGGACTTCATAAATTCATGAACTGGAAGGGGCAGATCCTCACCGACAGCGGGGGGTACCAGATATACTCGCTCGCCGACTTGAGGCGCCGCTTCACCGAGGACGGGGTGGAGTTCCAGAGCCACCTAGACGGCGGCGCCCGCCACATGCTCACCCCGGAGCTCGCGACAGAGATACAGGAGGCCCTCGCGAGCGACATCATGATGGTGCTGGACGAGTGCACCCCCTACCCCGCCTCGGAGCACGAGGCGCGCGCCTCGATGGAGCTATCGCTCAGATGGGCGGGCCGATGCCTGGATGCGCGCCGCTCGGGGAACGCGCTCTTCGCCATCGTTCAGGGCGGGATGTACCCGCACCTGCGCCGTGAATACATAGAGAGGATCCTGGAGATCGGCACCCGGGACCAGGGACCAGGGACCCGGACCGCCAGTCACCAGTCACCAGTCACCAGTCACCGCTTTCAGGGTCTGGCCATCGGAGGCCTCTCGGTCGGCGAGCCGCCCGCCCTCATGTACGAGATCGTCTCATCGTGCGCAGGGCACATGCCGAAGGACATGCCGCGCTACCTCATGGGCGTCGGCACCCCCGAAGACCTCGTCGAGTGCATCGACGCGGGGATCGACATGTTCGACTGCGTCATGCCCACGAGGCACGCGCGCAACGGGAGCCTCTTCACCGCCCGCGGCCACATCAACATAGAGAACTCATGCTTCGCCTCCGACCCCTCCCCCGTCGACGCCGGATGCGGCTGCTACGCGTGCCGCAACTACAGCCGCGCCTACCTCAACCACCTCTTCCGCGCGAAGGAGATCCTGGCCGCAAGGCTCGCCACAATTCACAATTTACAATTCTATTTCGATCTGATAGATCGGGCTGCCCTCGCGCTCGGCGAGGATAGATACCCGGAATTCAAGAGAAATTTCCTCAGCATGCGAAAGGAGAAAGTATGTTCATGACTCTTGCAGCAACACCGCTCATCGCAATGGCCGCAACCCCGGGAGGCGGCGGCTCCCAGCAGGGCAGCCTGCTCTCGACCATGCTCCCGCTCGTGGTCATCTTCGCCATCTTCTATTTCCTCATGATCAGGCCGCAGCAGAAGCAGGCGAAGAGGCACAAGGAGATGCTCTCGGCCCTCAAGAAGGGCGACCGCGTGGTCACGCGCGGCGGCCTCATGGGCACGGTCTACGCCATCGCCGACAGCGTGGTCACGATCGAGATCGCGGACAACGTGCGCGCCAGGTTCAGCCGCGAGTCGATCGCGGGCGTGGAGAACCAGGCCTCGTAGCTTTGCTACGGGCCGGCCTTTGAGCCTGGATCCGGGCTTGGGAGAAAGACGAAGATGATGCCCAATTCATGGAAGTACAAACTCATCCTGCTCGTCGTGCTCACCGCCGCCTCCATTTACCTCATCCTCCCCTCCGTCCTGGGCATGGGGGAGATGCGCGAGGAGGCGGCCGCAACCGGTGCCCCGCTGCCGTGGTACTGCTCGGTGCTGCCCGACAAGGGCATTAACCTGGGGCTCGATCTCCGCGGCGGGATATACCTCGAGTTCGAGGTGCAGTCCGGCAAGGCGATAGCCAACAAGGTCGACCTGATCATCGCCGACCTTGAACGGTGGCTCAAGAAGCAGGAAATCCCGTTCTCCTCGATAAATCAGGACCCCAAGGACCACTCGGTCCTGATCGCGGGCCTCTCGGAGGCGGGGGCGGCGAGGCTGAGGGGCTACGTGGGCGACAGCTACTCCGACATCCTCGCCTGGAAGACCAGGGGCGACGCCGCGGCAGGCACCGTGAATTTCAGCCTGCAGGAGAACTACACCAAGCACCTCGAGGGGCAGATCATTAAACAGGCGCTGGAGAAGGTGCGCAACCGCATCGACCGCTACGGGGTGGCCGAGCCCTCGATCCACAGGCTGGGGTCCGACCG contains these protein-coding regions:
- the tgt gene encoding tRNA guanosine(34) transglycosylase Tgt, producing the protein MFKFEVKKNSRDTRGRLGTIRTPRGEIRTPVFMPVGTHATVKAMTPEELKALGAQVVLANTYHLYLRPGHERIAALGGLHKFMNWKGQILTDSGGYQIYSLADLRRRFTEDGVEFQSHLDGGARHMLTPELATEIQEALASDIMMVLDECTPYPASEHEARASMELSLRWAGRCLDARRSGNALFAIVQGGMYPHLRREYIERILEIGTRDQGPGTRTASHQSPVTSHRFQGLAIGGLSVGEPPALMYEIVSSCAGHMPKDMPRYLMGVGTPEDLVECIDAGIDMFDCVMPTRHARNGSLFTARGHINIENSCFASDPSPVDAGCGCYACRNYSRAYLNHLFRAKEILAARLATIHNLQFYFDLIDRAALALGEDRYPEFKRNFLSMRKEKVCS
- the queA gene encoding tRNA preQ1(34) S-adenosylmethionine ribosyltransferase-isomerase QueA, which gives rise to MELTLFDYDYPEDLVAQRPLPERDSSRMMLVDRARRSFDHSRVSLLPSILRRGDLLVLNDSRVAAARLFGTIRGGERVELLVVEKDPDRTDAWRCLLRQAKRMRAGEKIFFGMQATATVAGRDGAFLLVDFKGDSLALAERFHGVPPLPPYIKRDGYSSYTDEDRARYQTVYANNPGSAAAPTAGLHLSGALLDSLAAAGVETASVTLHVGIDTFTPVRAENLEDHTMHGERVEIGEEAAHRITMAKAEGRRVICVGTTAARAIESAAAFEVEGSAGFLSWANGRIHHGAWTTRLFIRPGYEFRAMDAIITNFHQPRSTLLTMVSAFAGREFILSCYREAVRERYRLFSYGDCMFIV
- the yajC gene encoding preprotein translocase subunit YajC: MFMTLAATPLIAMAATPGGGGSQQGSLLSTMLPLVVIFAIFYFLMIRPQQKQAKRHKEMLSALKKGDRVVTRGGLMGTVYAIADSVVTIEIADNVRARFSRESIAGVENQAS
- a CDS encoding peptidylprolyl isomerase, whose product is KAKGRTEEEALKLANEIKAKIDGGASFEDMAKEKSDDAMTKARGGNMGLVSKDDRRLMMRGFQPVLEKAFELKVGEVAGPIKTQSGYEIITVTQGIELEPFESAKQSILFKVRNTTRDNLLAKLKKDSKIAFKDEEGKKAATKAEDAGKPPVIKIPPEKADQAEAAAEAPATPPPAEKEKAEAKTPAAEEAKKE